The Alnus glutinosa chromosome 1, dhAlnGlut1.1, whole genome shotgun sequence region ATAAACGAAGGCTCACGCCAAGCCAAAGAGCAAGCGAAGCAGCAAACGAAGACCCCCAAAAAGTACAGCAAGTTACAGCCCCCTAGGAAGAGTTACGGCCACTCAAATGGAGGCTTGGCTTGAAAGGTTTCTTTCCTCAGAGAAATAAGCGCcacttattaatattattagtcAAAGTAAAGGTGCGCAGGTTTGGAACCCGTTTTCAGAGCTGGCGGCAAAGCCCTTACGTCATAGGAGTAGCGGCATACTGTACTACATCCGTAACCTATAGCATCATAAGTAGAGCTAGCAGCAGATTCTTTAGAACTCGTACCTTCGTTATGGATTAACTAGCACGAGTAGTGGCTTTAGTAGCTTATCCAGGGTACCTCCAGTAGTGGAGATGGCAAAGCATCATTGGTAGCATCAGTACCGGCATAGCCtcttttttttacaataaagaAAGCATGGGaaccaataaaaattaaaaaaaaaaaaaaaaaaaactaaggaacTGAAGCATATCTGGGATAATTCTCTTTTCCTTCAAGAAACATGTGGAAAAGCTATTCCACTTAAGTCATTGTTCAAAGTATGCCATTTTCTAGAACTCTTGAGAGAAGGTACACCTTTTCCTCAACAATGGGTTGTGCTGTTCCAATTGTCTAGCAGTTTCGGTTGATATTTTTAGTACCTACCAAAAATCATTACTTTTCCCTGAAAaactttttttgtcaaaatttttcctCGAAACATTTTAGATCCAAACAAACATTCTAAAGGTCACTTATTACTCCCTCAAATGGTTCATTATATCTTACAATTTATGTTGTGGATATTACTCAAGATACAACATATTCTGAGCAAGGCTGCtaacttttcaattttcaaattttgccAGGATAATAATTAGCAATTCTAGCAAATAAGAACCTAACAGGCTAGCTACacgttttcatttcttttgttcaattatgttaaataaaatttaaaaaccatGAAAAATGCCATTCTCAGCCTTTCAACGTGATGGAAAGTATTAGATTTTGAAGTACATTTCCGTTTGGTGACAGTTTGACCACTTTTGTCTGgcaggaaaagtcttaatttgggttattgaaaaagaaaattgtttaaCTCAACGAAGCTCTGGCCCCTGAAAAAAGTTTAAGTCCACAAAGTCTCATACTGACTTCTAAATTTTGAATGATGTTGAGtacatcataattttttatttaataagtattatcaattgaaaaaaaatgttatattcagcaaaaataagattttctatattaaaataaCTATCTTGTAATAAACATTAAACAAAAGGAAGGATTAAATAAATAGTCAAGACTTAACGAGATGGTAGTCATATCCACCAGAAAAGTTCTACAATGCACAGCAAGGTTGTAATTACAAAGGAAGGACTTGACATGGCATTCTTATCAAAGAAGATAAGCACCAATTATTTGAGATACATTAAACAAAATTACCTATAATTCAAATACAATGAACATGTTGGTACCAAACTTTTGCAGAAAAGATTCTCTGCCAGCCAAATAAAGCCACATATATTTGATGAAGTTACATTATGCCACTAACGTTAACTAACTGGGTCAGACAGGTAATGTTTCAGTTCCCCACATCCCCAAACCTACCCCTTTTCCTGAATAGGGAGTTCATGATCTCAATCTCACAACTCAATGTGAACCATTTATGAAAAGTTCCTTTCACATCTACACGGGTAGAAGTGATGTGACACAAACAATATTATGGAGTATATTAGATTTAAAAACAATAACATGATCCTTCTCACTAGGAAAAGGACTTTGAATGAGGACAAATTTCTTGTTTGCAGATATTCCTGTAACTTTGTGATCCACTGCAATAATTATATGTACACCACAAGCATAAACCGTGTTACCAAGTAACTCTGCCAACTCATCAAGCTactaaaatcaatattttggtGCTTTAATTGGCGCGCACACACACCATTGCATCCAATATTATATTAAACAATGAAGATATATGcatcaagaaaataaagcatCTAATCCACACGGAAAAGAGAATTAGTGGCAACAACAACAGATCTTGATTGAGATAGTAGTTCTTTTACAAATGCATGATAATGCAGCTTTAGAGAAGAGGCTTTCCgaatcaataaaaacaaaagacaatgTGATGTCAAAAGGCAATACAACTATGGAATTTCAATAATTCAAAATGCATTGAATATAGTTTGGAAAGTACCTGGGATCCATATATGACCTAAGATCAATGGTTTCTCTGAAACTGACATGGCCGTTCAATTTGCTTAACCGACCACGAGCATCTTGGCTGAATCTTTTAAGATGGATGGTAAGAATAGGTGGGGCCTTATAAATGAGGACCCTTTTGGTTGCATCCCTTTTCACCTTCACGCTTTTGGAATCTATCTCCTCGTCCTCACTTACCTCTGGTTCAGGGCCTCCGGCAAACAATTGGGAATCATTCTGCTGGACTTTACCAGTGGTGTATTGCATACTACCTAGCTCATGAACACTACAGGAATCAACGGCTTGACAACTGAAGCTTTCTTGTCTGCATGTTTTATAGCAACCCGAAGAATGTGATTGCTCTGGAAGTGCATCTTTTATCTCACCATTTCCTTCTTTCCATTGAGAAACAACTGGATTCAGCTCACCTGTTTgaccattttcaatttttgggcaatccatttttcttttgtgtgaAACCAAGCTTTCAACAGTAGCATTAGGAGAAGCATCACTTCCAGTATCGCCATTATTCAGGTTTCCAACTTCAGCAGGGGGGGAGAAGTTCTTATCTAAGTGTAGTTGCTCATTTTGGATTTGTCTCTCATCTCCATTCATCAAAATCGCTGAAGCAGTATTCACCGGCTTCTTTGCTCTCAACATCTGGTGTCGTAGAATTTTTGAACAATTCTCACAATGCCAAGCATTTTCATTAGAAAGAATCTCTGGTTTTATGAAATGAGCTAAACAACTCTCAACGGTTACTGGAGAATCAGTATTATCTACTTCATCTGGATCTGACTCACTGCTATTTCCCACCACAACACCAGTTTCTGCAACCTCGTTACCTAAAGAGGGCCTTGTGGTCGGCTCTGCAGCAATCTCAGGCTCATTGAACATGTCACCAAAGCCATCAAAGTCCAATTCATCTTGTCCACATCCCATAACAGATGAGGAGGCCTCAGCCTCTCCTTTTATTATCTCTCCCGCAGTGGAACTTTCGTCTTTATAAGGAAGCAACAGAACTTCATTACCTTGAACCTGTAACGGTTGCTCATCTTCCCAATAATTCACAGACGTATCTGGTTTTGGATTTGGCTCTTCATTGAGTGGAGAAATCAGACTGCTAGACTCAGAGCTTGCCTGTACTGGTACgccattcatatatatatccttGTTTTCTGGATCTTGAGTCACTGAAATATCATTGCTTTGTGAAGTCCAATCATTTTCATCTGATACAGTCCCCGGTTCAACGTAATCCAACCATGTAAGATTTTCCAATAATGGTGATGTTTGCTCTACATCATTCTCAAAGACTCGCTCATTTTCAAACGCTTGGACAGCTAAGAGATTCTGTGAATCTGAGGCCCCTTCACCAGCCACAGTAATTAGGGAACCTAACGGTGCAGAATCACGTGAAGAAGCCATCACTTTTTCTGCAACAGGCTCAATGGACCGTGTCTGGCAGGAAATATCATTGCTGGCTGATGGGGTTGAAACACTTTGGGCTGTTAACAAATCTGCATCTTTATTAAGTTTCGGCCGAGTTTTTCCACCTTTCTTGGGCGGCAGTTTAGTTTTCTTTGCTCGAGAGACAGGTTGGACCTTTCTGGGTCGAGGATTTTTAGTTGGAACTGGCAGGGAGAGATCTAAAAAAGGTTCATACACTGTTGAAGAGTGCTCACATTCAACACAACAAACAGTACTAGATATTTGGCCCCCAAATACAGCATCCACGAAAGAACCCGAATTTGAAGAAATCCCATCACTCTTTGAAGAATTATTCTCTTTTCTGGTGCCCAACTCTTCAGTAGACAAACCATCAAGTAAGCAACGGAGAAATTCATGACTGTCATGCTGCTGATATCCCCTAAATTGGGGAGCCTTGGAACAGACACAACCAAAAAATGATCTAGGATTTATCACATTTTTAAGTCCTGCCTCCGGCTTGGTTTCAATAAAGAGCTTCTTTAAAGCAACAGTAAGAGGTCCAACAGAAGCATCCAACTTGAAAAAGTAATCCCTCAACCTACCCATcgctagaagattctgcatgaTTGAATTGAAGAAGCAAGTATTTCCAAGATTAACCAAGCCTCTCACTGCATAACTGCCTCCTCCATCCGAATCAATTAGTACACTGCTTCCTGCTTTAATTTCACTTGTAATACTGCCACTCCCGAACCAAATATCCTCAACATCCACTGAGGACTCTTCTGATGATCGCCCTTTTATCAACTTCACAATATCTGATAAGATGTCTTTATGTTCATCATTCTCGTCCATCTTCTCAACAGGAATGAGTGTATTGCAAGGGAAGCACCAACATAGCTGAGGTTTCTCAATATGAATTACCAAACGGTGACGTGTCTGCCTTACATGCCGAACCGTGTGACTTTGAGCGCCCGTTGGGAGTCCAACCCCTCCACAGGCATAATGCCCACATTCCAAACAAACCCAGATGGCTCTCGAGTCAGATTTCGGATCAACTGCAGCCCCACCTTTCTTCTTCCCATGTTTACCTTTTCCCTTACTCCCCTTCCCTTCCACCCCACAAT contains the following coding sequences:
- the LOC133872267 gene encoding ubiquitin carboxyl-terminal hydrolase 2-like → MGKKVKKSRAPPKEKRVTTHSQKKVPLQSNPSLETVGDVVSVVKERKPCVHLEKGVDFSILSAKIGSSEPITCEDCGVEGKGSKGKGKHGKKKGGAAVDPKSDSRAIWVCLECGHYACGGVGLPTGAQSHTVRHVRQTRHRLVIHIEKPQLCWCFPCNTLIPVEKMDENDEHKDILSDIVKLIKGRSSEESSVDVEDIWFGSGSITSEIKAGSSVLIDSDGGGSYAVRGLVNLGNTCFFNSIMQNLLAMGRLRDYFFKLDASVGPLTVALKKLFIETKPEAGLKNVINPRSFFGCVCSKAPQFRGYQQHDSHEFLRCLLDGLSTEELGTRKENNSSKSDGISSNSGSFVDAVFGGQISSTVCCVECEHSSTVYEPFLDLSLPVPTKNPRPRKVQPVSRAKKTKLPPKKGGKTRPKLNKDADLLTAQSVSTPSASNDISCQTRSIEPVAEKVMASSRDSAPLGSLITVAGEGASDSQNLLAVQAFENERVFENDVEQTSPLLENLTWLDYVEPGTVSDENDWTSQSNDISVTQDPENKDIYMNGVPVQASSESSSLISPLNEEPNPKPDTSVNYWEDEQPLQVQGNEVLLLPYKDESSTAGEIIKGEAEASSSVMGCGQDELDFDGFGDMFNEPEIAAEPTTRPSLGNEVAETGVVVGNSSESDPDEVDNTDSPVTVESCLAHFIKPEILSNENAWHCENCSKILRHQMLRAKKPVNTASAILMNGDERQIQNEQLHLDKNFSPPAEVGNLNNGDTGSDASPNATVESLVSHKRKMDCPKIENGQTGELNPVVSQWKEGNGEIKDALPEQSHSSGCYKTCRQESFSCQAVDSCSVHELGSMQYTTGKVQQNDSQLFAGGPEPEVSEDEEIDSKSVKVKRDATKRVLIYKAPPILTIHLKRFSQDARGRLSKLNGHVSFRETIDLRSYMDPRCIDKEKYHYRLVGVVVHSGTMRGGHYVAYVRGGEKSKGKAEKESDVSVWYHVSDAYVRSASLDEVLQCEAYILFYEKI